A single genomic interval of Dysidea avara chromosome 6, odDysAvar1.4, whole genome shotgun sequence harbors:
- the LOC136257429 gene encoding large ribosomal subunit protein bL19m-like, with the protein MFARSGCLLSLARLTSFSTFCSRDLYKVRITSPATYHFSKGFCSLNVGHDWSGVDVPEKLKTEACAQKEGSRVIVKGKVCKTPKEAKTSLLTFLTTSDWHKRKLNYDIPYFTVGSYVSVTRADPSSHRGRTRFVGICIAKRDKGLGSTFVLRNYINRMGVEMQFQMFSPMIQRIQVLKLEKRKYDELYFLRDRPPEASTVSENMQPLNNKEIIYNNAVDKEYERKLKKRPRPRRHRITDYF; encoded by the exons ATGTTTGCTCGATCAGGTTGTCTATTATCTCTGGCTCGATTAACTTCCTTCAGTACATTTTGTAGTAGGGATTTGTATAAAGTTAGAATAACTTCGCCTGCTACATATCATTTCAGCAAAG GCTTCTGTTCCCTTAACGTTGGACACGACTGGTCTGGGGTCGATGTACCAGAAAAACTGAAGACTGAAGCCTGTGCGCAGAAAGAAGGCTCCCGGGTGATCGTGAAAGGAAAAGTGTGCAAGACACCAAAGGAGGCGAAGACAAGTTTACTGACTTTTCTAACCACGTCCGATTGGCATAAACGGAAACTCAATTACGATATCCCATATTTCACTGTTGGCAGTTACGTATCAGTGACTCGAGCAGACCCCAGCTCTCACAGAGGCAGGACTAGATTTGTGGGGATATGTATTGCCAAGAGGGACAAAGGCCTAGGTAGTACGTTTGTCCTTCGCAACTACATAAATCGTATGGGGGTAGAAATGCAATTCCAGATGTTCTCACCTATGATACAGAGAATTCAGGTACTGAAGTTGGAGAAGAGAAAATACGACGAATTGTATTTCCTGCGTGATAGACCACCTGAAGCTAGTACAGTCAGTGAAAATATGCAGCCATTGAACAATAAagaaataatttataataaCGCTGTTGATAAGGAGTATGAGAGAAAACTAAAGAAACGTCCACGTCCCAGACGTCATCGTATAACTGATTATTTTTAG